Proteins encoded together in one Triticum dicoccoides isolate Atlit2015 ecotype Zavitan chromosome 7B, WEW_v2.0, whole genome shotgun sequence window:
- the LOC119337511 gene encoding uncharacterized protein LOC119337511 has product MPTTTTTATATSGRGCGRSMTGALLVLLLALLGRPSPARAQLGDAHKCRDTCLEGCTGWVVVCHMSCASACAGAGGIGIMSIDNGIPPDHPNPDDLPKPPPLPDLVHPLRGAGGIAFSPAPSPAASSSESSSSSSTSDDD; this is encoded by the coding sequence AtgccaacgacgacgacgacggcgacggcgaccagCGGCAGGGGTTGCGGGAGGAGCATGACGGGCGCGTTGCTGGTGTTGCTACTGGCGCTGCTTGGCCGGCCGTCTCCGGCGAGGGCGCAGCTGGGGGACGCCCACAAGTGCCGGGACACGTGCCTGGAGGGGTGCACCGGGTGGGTGGTGGTGTGCCACATGTCATGCGCCAGCGCCTGCGCGGGGGCCGGCGGCATCGGCATCATGAGCATCGACAACGGCATCCCGCCGGACCACCCCAACCCCGACGATCTCCCCAagccaccgccgctgccggaccTTGTCCATCCCCTCCGAGGAGCTGGCGGCATCGCCTTCAGCCCCGCGCCGTCACCGGCAGCATCTTCCTCagaatcatcatcgtcgtcgtcgacaTCGGATGATGATTAA